The ANME-2 cluster archaeon genome includes a window with the following:
- a CDS encoding H4MPT-linked C1 transfer pathway protein: MKPNGPVIGIDIGGANTKIASHDGQITELHYIPLWKDTRLPEVLGEIIHRLKPAKVGVVMTGELADCFTDKEQGVSFIMNTIDAVFPGALYLNNRGKFIDSSGDIRSLAAANWTASALLAGRERDCIFADVGSTTTDLIPVKHGRPLAGTTDFQRLGRHELLYRGILRTNIAALMDLIELGGNNYRLSSELFAQTADANLLLGNISQEDYTCETADSGGKTQKDAARRLARVVCADTTELDSDDIMDIARQVYYHQRDELAEALGILASQHDINTMVGAGLGEFIVRDAAKHAGLTCTLLSEKYGSDISKVFPAYAVACLVNDI; encoded by the coding sequence ATGAAACCGAACGGTCCGGTTATTGGCATCGACATCGGCGGCGCCAATACCAAAATAGCTTCACATGACGGTCAGATCACAGAACTACATTATATTCCCCTGTGGAAAGATACCCGCCTGCCCGAAGTATTGGGGGAGATCATACACCGCCTCAAACCCGCAAAGGTTGGAGTGGTCATGACTGGAGAACTGGCAGATTGTTTTACAGATAAAGAACAAGGTGTCAGTTTCATCATGAATACCATAGATGCCGTATTCCCGGGCGCACTGTACTTGAATAACAGGGGCAAGTTCATAGATTCAAGCGGCGATATCAGGTCACTGGCCGCAGCCAACTGGACCGCTTCAGCCCTGCTGGCTGGAAGGGAGCGTGATTGCATATTCGCTGATGTGGGCAGCACAACTACCGACCTTATTCCGGTAAAGCACGGCCGTCCCCTAGCCGGTACGACAGACTTCCAGCGGCTTGGGCGCCATGAACTATTATACAGGGGCATACTCCGCACCAATATTGCGGCCCTGATGGATCTAATCGAACTGGGCGGTAACAATTACAGATTATCCTCTGAGCTTTTCGCCCAGACCGCAGACGCCAACCTGCTGCTGGGAAATATCAGCCAGGAGGATTACACCTGCGAAACAGCCGATTCTGGCGGGAAGACCCAAAAGGATGCTGCAAGACGGCTGGCCAGGGTGGTGTGCGCAGATACCACCGAACTGGATTCTGATGACATTATGGATATCGCCAGGCAGGTTTATTACCACCAGAGGGATGAACTGGCAGAGGCACTGGGAATACTGGCATCACAACACGACATCAATACTATGGTTGGTGCAGGACTGGGCGAGTTTATAGTACGTGATGCGGCGAAGCATGCCGGACTTACCTGCACCCTGCTATCCGAAAAATATGGCAGTGATATCTCGAAGGTCTTCCCCGCGTATGCCGTGGCGTGTCTGGTAAACGATATCTGA